Within Deltaproteobacteria bacterium, the genomic segment GGCGTGGAGGAGGTACCTTCCCCACGTCATGCACGCAGCCTTCCTGGTGGTGGTGACGGGGCATCTCGTGAGCTCCCTCTCCGGGGACAGGGTGAGGTCGATCCCCGTGTTCGAGGGGAGCTTTGCCCGCGTCGTGGGGACTCCCTACAACCTGAGAGTGCACGGCGTGGTCCTGAAATTGTCAGATAGGGGGTACCCAGCCGATTTCTCTGCTGATATAACTCTACTTAAGGGTACCGAGGCCGTTGCCGAAGGATCGGTCAGGATCAACCACCCTCTTTTGTACGGAGGGTATGGCGTGTACATAAAGAACGCGGGAATGGACAGGCTCGGAAGAAGGTACGTCTTCTTCGACGCCAACAGGGACGATGGGGCCGGCATAGTCCTTGCCGGGGCGCTTCTCTTTACCCTTGCCAACCTGCTCTACATCCTTCCCCATCGGAGAAAGGCACGGGAGGTTGATGGTGAGGCCTCTTGAAAAGGGTGACCGGGTAGCCATAGTCGCTCCCGCATCGCCGGTCGAGGGAGAACTGCTCGATCGGGGCATTCGCGTCCTCGAGGCGAAAGGGCTGTCCGTCGAGTGCACCGGTACCATCCTTACCCGGAGCGGGTACCTGGCGGGAAGCGACGAGAGAAGGGCCGAGGAGATAAATTACTTCCTGGCAAGGGACGATGTCCGTGCGATTTTCGTGGCCAGGGGCGGCTACGGCATTCTCAGGATACTGGACCGGATCGACTTCAACGCCCTCGTTGACGATCCCCGCCCCATCATCGGCTTCTCAGATTCCACGGCGCTCCTTTCCTATGTGTCCACCCGGCTGGGGATTCCCTGCTTTCACGCCTGCATGCCCGCAACGGAAGCCGCCCTCCAGGAGGATGTCTGCCACACGGACCTCCTCATGAGGATCCTGCGAAACGAGATCTCCTACCCCTTCACGATGTACGACAATCTTTCAAGCGTGTCCTTCTCCGGGCTGGCGAGGGGGAGAATGTTCGGGGGAAACCTTTCGGTGCTCTGCTCCCTGATGGGGACGCCCTACGAGCCCGATTTCGAGGGGAAGATCCTCTTCCTCGAGGAGGTCGATGAAAAGGCATACCGGGTGGACCGCAAGATGACCCAGCTCCGGCTCTCCGGAAAGCTGGAGCAGCTGGCGGGGGTGCTCATGGGTCGCTTCGTTCCCATTTCCGGCGGCGACCCCGCCCTCCTCTCAAAGATCGTGGCCGGCGAGTGCCAGACGGCGGGAGTACCTCTCTTCACGGGATTTCCCGCGGGACACCGGGGCGAAAACATGCCGCTTACCTTCGGCGTGACCGGGGAGATCGTCACCGAGGGGGGGAGGGCGAGGCTGCAGGTACTCGAACCGCCATTCGACGGATCAACGGAACCATGAAGGAGATTTCGCGGATACTTGGAGAGGGCATCGACGGAGGCCTGTTCCAGGCGGCGACCTTCCGCGCCTTCGACCGGGATAAGACCCTCCTCGAGGTTGCCGCGGGGGGGTGCGCCGTCTCCTCC encodes:
- a CDS encoding LD-carboxypeptidase; protein product: MRPLEKGDRVAIVAPASPVEGELLDRGIRVLEAKGLSVECTGTILTRSGYLAGSDERRAEEINYFLARDDVRAIFVARGGYGILRILDRIDFNALVDDPRPIIGFSDSTALLSYVSTRLGIPCFHACMPATEAALQEDVCHTDLLMRILRNEISYPFTMYDNLSSVSFSGLARGRMFGGNLSVLCSLMGTPYEPDFEGKILFLEEVDEKAYRVDRKMTQLRLSGKLEQLAGVLMGRFVPISGGDPALLSKIVAGECQTAGVPLFTGFPAGHRGENMPLTFGVTGEIVTEGGRARLQVLEPPFDGSTEP